TGCACTTATTAAAAGGAAGCAAATGGACAAACGAAATATGACACTGATCTTGATTTTCAAGCCTTTATATTCTTGAGCATTTTATGAATTGTCCGCTTGGTTTCAGTTTGTCAACGATCTGCATGGTCTTATTAGTCCAACTCCTCCAGGAACTCCTCTCCCGCTTGTTCTGCTCGGAAAGGTATTATAATAATCTAATTCTTTGTCTTCTTATTCTAAAATATAGATTCTTCTGATTTGTCTTATTGATGACATTTAATCTGATGCTTTACAGTCCAAGAACGCATTGCTGTCAACTTTTCTATTTCTTGATCAAATTGTCTGGCTTGGTAGAACAGGTATCTATAAGGTATGTATTATCGCATACTTTTCCAGTTCAGTTGTTCTTTATTGGGTTCTGTGACACTTATTGGAGTAAATGTTTAGAaactaatgttttttttttaatagaacaAAGAGCGTGCTGATCTAATTGGCCGGATCTCTCTTTTCTGTTGGATGGGTTCCTCAGTTTGCACTACTTTGGTTGAGGTTTGTTGCTTCCCAACTTGTGCCTCTCATTTACTAGCAAGTACTGTTGTTTTGAGATGTGCATGGCATGAACAATGTGTTCCTATTGGTTCCTAAATCAGATTGGGGAGATAGGAAGGCTTTCTGGACAACTTAAAAAGTTGGAGAAGGATCTGAAGAATAGTGATAAGTATCAAGTATGTTGACCCGTCACCTTGTACAATGCATTGACCTTAAAATAATTATGTTGGTGTAGATTACTGTATTCTTTTAACATTTTTCATGCGGTTTTTCTGACTGCAGAACGAACAATACCGTGCTAAActcaaaaaatcaaatgagAGGTCACTAGCCCTGGTTAAAGCAGCCATGGATACAGTGGTAGCAGCTGGGTTGCTTCAGTTGGCACCTAAGAAAATTACCCCTCGTGTCACTGGAGCCTTGGGATTTACTACCTCTCTGATATCCTGTTATCAGGTTTTTATGCTACCGAATTCTATTAGTGTCTGTCTTTATGAATGCTTAATAAATCTGATGCCACCTTTCTGACAATCTATGATTGGCCTCGGTCTTCTTACGGTTTCAGATTGTTTAAACTGATAGTCTACATTTGTCTGTGTGATGCAGTTGCTTCCAGCTCCAGCGAAGTCCAAGACAGCCTAAAGAACGAAGTCTGTTTCCTCAATGTGCTTCAGTCTCCTTTTAATAATTGTTTAGAATTGCAATATGAATCTTTGTTAGTCACGTTTGAGCAATTTGCAAACTAGGAGGGTGAACTTAAAATTTGACCTTTTTATTGTCACTATAATTTCCGGTTCAATAGAAATAATATATGATGATGCTCCCTTTCCCATGGATAGCAAAATGATCATTTGACAACTGTATATTGAATGTCTGGGAGGCTTTGTATGCAGATGTGAATTCTATGCCGACCCTTTTTTGATCTTTTGAAGACGAAAACTAAAATTACAAGGAGGGTCCTCTAAAGATCTCTAAGACGgtaaatcaaaattaatattacAAGCCACGGTAAAAGTAAAATTGGTAAGCcaaaatattttaacagtGATTGATTTCGAAATTGAAGCTAATTTTACCCTGTTTCTGAATGCAAGAGAGAAACTTGTGTGCTCATCATTTCCTTGTTTCTGAATTTGTTTAACGTGTAAATTTGGGAATTTTTGGGAAACTATCACCATCAACATGATAAATAGTTCAGATTCAGATTCACCGAGTTCAAATGACTTAAATCCTAATTCTGTCTGTTTCTCCACCGCTATCtccttcatttatttttaattaacaatacaacagaaaaggaaaacgCCATGAAACAGATCTTAAATATTCACACCCCATAGCCATACCATACGACAACAGGAACTAATAATTACTTTGTATTGCATAGGATTAATGTTTTTCAGCACATTAAAGAAAACGCTACAATAACAGTTTGCGACGCTATAACATTATCACTCTCACTTTGAGTGGCTATATAGCACTCAAAAAACTAGGCCCCAGATGTCCAATTCAAAGCGGGAGGATAGGAGCCGAGgtttaaaacagaaaaagaaaaataccatAACTTGATACATAAGAAAATTACCGCAACTTGATACTTACATACAGTTAAACCACGAACTCTTCATCCATTCCCTCTTCCACGAACTCTTCATCCATTCCCTCTTCCACGTCATTCCAttcaaattcatcaaaatccACTCCATTTCCTTGCAACATATTTACAAATGGCAGCATGTCTCTTATATCCCTCTCCAAGTCCAAATCCGCATTTACATCGGAGTCATTGTCAGGTAAGCTCGGTTGGGTGTTGCCCTTGGCTTGAATGTTGTTCTTCAACACAAACTGCCCAGATGGTTCATgaatttcaacaccaaatgCGGGTGATAACGACTTCCCCTTAGCTTGAACATGAGACACGCTGTAGCATGCAAAAACAATGAacacaaaattagaaaacatgCAAAAAATACTCTGCCACATACCTGCAACACTGgtcataacaaaaaaaaattgcaattttAAGAAACAAACACAACTGAAATTCAGTTTAGCTACCCAGTGTCCCATCATTCTCATAAACAGTTGAGCTACATTCAGATGAGAAAAAGAGGTTTTTTCCACCATCACGAGACCTCTATAATCCAAACATGTGAAGGAACAAAGTAGCAAAATTTCCCCATGTGAGGGGCATCAAATGGCAGGAAACAACCAAGTAGTAAAGTGGGTTATTGAATCAGCTAGTTAAAATGCAAAACTGACACTTCCTGCTCATCTATTCCATTGAGCAATACTCTGCACTCCTCATGGGGTGTAATATTTATGTCTGCTCATCTATTACATTGTCATGTTTCCATCCAGAAACCCATGTGTCAGCAAAAACATTTACCTGCTCTAGAACCTAGAACCTAAAAGatgcccttttcttttcctttgcatTATGGAATGTTTGTCCATTTTCATTACATCAACATACAGGAACATAAGAAAGACGGTTGTTCGAGCCTATATCTTATGATACTGTCAGCTGGTATGACTTTTCTCTCTTATTAACAGAAATATCAAAGACCATAACATGATAACAGGCAGACATAGTACACTTCTATTTCTTAAGCGCCAAAGAGAAGATACACAGACCAACGGAATATATTAGgagaaattcataaataaagaaaacatgtTTCTTCATATAACACACATACACAATGAATCATGAGAATTAATTTTGAGGGCTTAAGGTGTCAGCCATAATAATCTTTAAAGACTAAGTATTGAAATGAGTAAAGAAGAAGAGTGGAGCTATTATCACCCAACAGCCCACTGTTCCCGTCCTgcaatattttcttcttttttatgagcacaagttttttttttcttttttcagaaaaagatTATGAGCACGAGTTGTCATTCTGTTAAAACATATTACTCAACCATCTCACCAGTACTTCCACAATATTCCTAAATGCAAACCATACCCTTTTTATATCGGTTGGAACCACATCACCCCTTGTATGTAATAACATTGTTCTACCATAATCAAATATAATATCATGAGAATCAATACCAGAAGGGGGTCAACATGACTCCTGATCGTCATGTAAAAGAAGTATTAAACCAACCATATAAAAAGAGTCAGGCTACCAGTTGCTAAAAAAACCTTACTACTTAACCCACTCACTCATATTGCCAGGTGTGAATCGTATAACCCCAGCTGGGGTGATACCCACCAGCAtaatattgtaattaaaataatggtataattttagaattattgtgctcagtttttttttttaaaagtttgtCCTTTCAACTAACTTCAGCAaggaataaaattatatttaaaaaattctcaaaaggaGGTGGGATGAGAATTTTAAGAATTATAATTGCAATCAAGAAAAATGAGTACGTGGcttcaccaaaaagaaaaaaagagtggaACTAACCATATATAAAACAAGCCATCCATTTCTTGTCTCTGAACTCT
Above is a window of Prunus persica cultivar Lovell chromosome G2, Prunus_persica_NCBIv2, whole genome shotgun sequence DNA encoding:
- the LOC18785468 gene encoding peroxisomal membrane protein 11D yields the protein MSTLDATRAELALAVLYLNKAEARDKICRAIQYGSKFLSNGEPGTAQNVDKSTSLARKVFRLFKFVNDLHGLISPTPPGTPLPLVLLGKSKNALLSTFLFLDQIVWLGRTGIYKNKERADLIGRISLFCWMGSSVCTTLVEIGEIGRLSGQLKKLEKDLKNSDKYQNEQYRAKLKKSNERSLALVKAAMDTVVAAGLLQLAPKKITPRVTGALGFTTSLISCYQLLPAPAKSKTA